The proteins below come from a single Phocoena sinus isolate mPhoSin1 chromosome 2, mPhoSin1.pri, whole genome shotgun sequence genomic window:
- the UBL7 gene encoding LOW QUALITY PROTEIN: ubiquitin-like protein 7 (The sequence of the model RefSeq protein was modified relative to this genomic sequence to represent the inferred CDS: deleted 1 base in 1 codon): protein MCPRARQWEFPPAALWLTSHLPPNLFFGCQRQSSENTHWEAIVFSFLKQLIAGRNSRSLFQTPKLIDLIYCGRKLKDDQTLDFYGIQPGSTVHVLRKSWPEPDQKPEHVDKVAALREFPVLRTALHSSSSYREAVFKMLSNKESLDQIIVATPGLSSDPIALGVLQDKDLFSVFADPNMLDTLVPAHPALVNAIVLVLHSVAGSTPLPGADSSSRGMPSSSYRDMPGGFLFEGLSDDEDDFHPSARSTPSSSTPSSRPASLGYSGAAGPRPITQSELATALALASTPESSSHTPTPGTQGHSSGTSPVSSGVQSGTPITNDLFSQALQHALQASGQPSLQSQWQPQLQQLRDMGIQDDELSLRALQATGGDIQAALELIFAGGAP, encoded by the exons ATGTGCCCAAGAGCCCGGCAGTGGGAGTTCCCACCTGCGGCGCT CTGGCTGACCAGCCACTTGCCCCCAAATCTATTCTTCGGTTGCCAGAGACAGAGCTCGGAGAATACTCACTGGGAGGCtatagtattttcatttctgaagCAGCTCATTGCTGGCAGAAACTCCAGGAGTCTGTTCCAGACCCCGAAACTGATCG atctgATCTACTGTGGCCGGAAGCTAAAAGATGATCAGACCCTTGACTTCTATGGCATTCAGCCTGGGTCCACAGTCCATGTTCTGCGCAAGTCCTGGCCTGAGCCTGATCAGAAACCAG AACATGTGGACAAAGTGGCTGCCCTGCGGGAGTTTCCGGTGCTGCGA ACTGCCCTGCACAGCAGCTCCTCCTACAGGGAGGCG GTCTTTAAGATGCTCAGCAATAAGGAATCTCTGGATCAGATCATTGTGGCCACCCCAGGCCTCAGCAGTGACCCCATTGCTCTTG GGGTTCTGCAGGACAAGGACCTCTTCTCTGTCTTTGCTGATCCCAACATGCTTGATAC GTTAGTGCCTGCTCACCCGGCTCTGGTCAATGCCATTGTCTTGGTTCTGCACTCGGTGGCAGGCAGCACCCCACTGCCGGGGGCCGACTCCTCTTCCCGGGGTATGCCCTCCAGCTCGTACCGGGATATGCCAG GTGGCTTCCTGTTTGAAGGGCTCTCTGATGATGAGGATGACTTTCACCCA AGCGCCAGGTCCACGCCCTCGAGCAGCACACCCAGCTCCCGCCCAGCTTCCCTGGGGTACAGTGGAGCTGCCGGGCCCCGACCTATCACCCAGAGCGAGCTGGCCACCGCCCTGGCCCTGGCCAGCACTCCGGAGAGCAGCTCTCACACGCCAACTCCTGGCACCCAG GGCCATTCGTCAGGGACCTCCCCGGTGTCATCCGGCGTCCAGTCAGGGACGCCCATCACCAATGATCTCTTCAGCCAAGCTCTACAGCATGCGCTGCAGGCCTCCGGGCAGCCCAGCCTTCAG AGCCAGTGGCAGCCCCAGCTGCAGCAGCTGCGTGACATGGGCATCCAGGATGATGAGCTGAGCCTGCGGGCCCTGCAAGCCACTGGGGGGGACATCCAAGCGGCCCTGGAGCTCATCTTTGCCGGAGGAGCCCCATGA